CAAGACTACCCATCAGGGCAAGGGCATCGGCCAGGATCATTCCCTCGGCCGCCTCGCCGAACAGGCTCAGGTTGGAAAAGGTTGGCGAACGCAGTTTCATCCGATAGGGGGTATTGGTCCCGTCGCTGACCACCCGCATCCCGAAAGAGCCCCGGGCCGCCTCCACGTTGCCGTAGTAATCGCCCTTTTCCGGTTTAATCAGTTTGGGCTTTTTCTTCGGCATGATCGGGCCGTCGGGCAGTTTGGCAATGGCCTGCTCGATAATCCGCATGCTCTGCTCCATCTCGTCCATCCGCACCATGTAGCGGGCCATGGAATCGCACTCGGGATAGACCGGGATATCGAAGTCAAACTCCGGATAGACCGAATATGGTTCGTGCTTGCGCACGTCGAAGTTGACCCCGGAACCGCGCAGCACCGGCCCGGTGGCCCCGTACTTGCGGCACATCTCCGCGGAGAGGATGCCGATGCCTTCCAGCCGTTTGCGCAGGATGATATTCTTGGTGACCAGGTCGTGGTACATCGGTATCCTGGACCTGAGCCGCTTGATGAACTCGATGCAGCCGGTGAGGAAGCTGTCGTCCACGTCGTTGTAGACCCCGCCGAAACGGAAATAGCAGAAGGTGAGCCGGGCCCCGGTCACCGATTCCAGCAGGTCAAGGATAATTTCCCGGTCATCGAATGCATAGAGCAGCGGGGTAAAGCCGCCCAGGTCGAGGACAAAGGCGCCGAACCAGAGGAGATGGCTGGCGAGCCGGTTCATCTCCACGGTGATCACCCGCAGATACTCGGCCCGTTCCGGCACCTCGATCCCGGCGGCCCGTTCCACGGTAAGGGCGTAGCCGTGGTTGTAGGACAGGGCGCCGAGGTAATCCAGCCGGCCGGTGTTGGGCCAGAACTGAGCCCAGGTGCGGGTTTCCCCCATTTTTTCATGCATCCGGTGGATGTACCCGAGTACCGGCACGGCCTTGACGATATACTCGCCGTCCATGGTGAGCACCACCCGGAGCACCCCGTGGGTGGCCGGATGCTGGGGCCCGAGGTTGAGCTCAAAGGTCTCCAGGGTGTGGTCGATGACTGTGGTACTCATGCTTTGAAATCCTTGAGTAAGGGATGGAAATCAGCGTCTTCGGGCAGGAGCAAGGGGACAAGGTAGGGATGACCGGTGAACTTGATGCCGAAGAAATCGTGGGTTTCACGCTCATGCCAGTCCGCCCCGGGATAGACTCCGGAAATGGTGGGCACCTCGGGGGTCTGCCGCAAGAGCCGCACCCGGACCGTTACCCGGCAGAGTTCCTCCATATGATTGAAGTCGTAGACCACCTCCATCTGCGGCGGCGGGGGTGGTGGCGGCGGGGTCTCCTCCTCGGCCGGCGCCTGGTCGTCCGTTTTTTTGCTGACCGGTTTTTTCCTGGCCTTGTCAAAGCTCAGCAGATCGACCCCGGTGATCGCCTCGATGAAAAAACCTTCCTTATCCAAGACTTCTACTGCGGCAACCAGTTGCTCCGGCTCCACCAGGATATCCAGATGATAGCCCTTGGCCGGATAGTCGGTGGCAGTGACCGCAATGGTCTCAACGCTGGCGATGGCGTTCTGTATTCTTTCAAGGATCATGATCAGCCGGCCTCCACCCGGGGCCAGCTCTTGCGCCGGAACCCGGTTATCTTTTCTTCCAGTTCCATGATCCCCTCGAGCAGGGCCTCGGGCCGGGGCGGACAGCCGGGGATGTAGATGTCCACGTCCAGGAACTGGTCGGCGCCCTCGACGATCCCGTACTGGCCGTCAAACTTGAAGGGGCCGCCGGATATGGCGCAGTTGCCCATGGCAATGACCCATTTGGGTTCCGGCATCTGGTCGTAAAGGGTTTTTACCGCAGGCGCCATTTTCTTGGAAATGGTCCCGGCCACGATCATCACGTCGCATTGCCGGGGCGAGGGCCGGAAGACCTCGGCCCCGAAGCGGGCAAGGTCGAAACGGGCGGCGCCGGCGGCCATCATCTCAATGGCGCAGCAGGCCAGGCCGAAGGTCATTGGCCAGAGGGAGTTCGCCCTGCCCAGGGCAAGGAGTTTGTCGAGCAGGGCAAACTGAACTATTGGCGCTTGTACGATTTCCTTTCCCACTTAAACACTCCCTTGGTCCAAGCATAGATTATCGCCAGAGACAGGATCCCGACAAAGATCACTATCTCGACAAAGGCACGGGTATCCGAGATGACGGCGGGATCCAGTTTCTGGTAGGCGACTGCCACTGGAAACAGAAAGAGCACATCAACATCAAAGGCCAGAAACATCAGGGCATAGAGGTAGTAGACGATCCCGAAGCGGACCCAGGCGGTACCGATGGGGCTGACCCCGCATTCGATTAACTGGGTTGTCTTGTTGCTGATGCTGCGGGTGGAACGATAGGAGAGGAAGAAAGCGATGATGAAGGGACCGATGGCAAAGGCGACCCCGCCTAGAAAAAAAGCGGCCACATAGAGGTGATCCAACAGCGGCGGTTGTTCCACGGACAGGCTCCTTACAGGTTAGGTTCGCAGGAGGGCTCCCAGCATATACGGGCTGATTTTTAATGCACTCGCGACCCCTTGTCAAGAAAATACTGAATGAAGATTCAGGATTTCTGAATGGTCATTCATGAAAAAAACATACCAAGATCAGGCTGTTTCCCCGGACCTGCGAGGAAAGA
This genomic interval from Desulfobacterales bacterium contains the following:
- a CDS encoding NADH-quinone oxidoreductase subunit C, which produces MILERIQNAIASVETIAVTATDYPAKGYHLDILVEPEQLVAAVEVLDKEGFFIEAITGVDLLSFDKARKKPVSKKTDDQAPAEEETPPPPPPPPQMEVVYDFNHMEELCRVTVRVRLLRQTPEVPTISGVYPGADWHERETHDFFGIKFTGHPYLVPLLLPEDADFHPLLKDFKA
- a CDS encoding NADH-quinone oxidoreductase subunit A; this translates as MEQPPLLDHLYVAAFFLGGVAFAIGPFIIAFFLSYRSTRSISNKTTQLIECGVSPIGTAWVRFGIVYYLYALMFLAFDVDVLFLFPVAVAYQKLDPAVISDTRAFVEIVIFVGILSLAIIYAWTKGVFKWERKSYKRQ
- the nuoB gene encoding NADH-quinone oxidoreductase subunit NuoB, with the translated sequence MVQAPIVQFALLDKLLALGRANSLWPMTFGLACCAIEMMAAGAARFDLARFGAEVFRPSPRQCDVMIVAGTISKKMAPAVKTLYDQMPEPKWVIAMGNCAISGGPFKFDGQYGIVEGADQFLDVDIYIPGCPPRPEALLEGIMELEEKITGFRRKSWPRVEAG
- a CDS encoding NADH-quinone oxidoreductase subunit D, with translation MSTTVIDHTLETFELNLGPQHPATHGVLRVVLTMDGEYIVKAVPVLGYIHRMHEKMGETRTWAQFWPNTGRLDYLGALSYNHGYALTVERAAGIEVPERAEYLRVITVEMNRLASHLLWFGAFVLDLGGFTPLLYAFDDREIILDLLESVTGARLTFCYFRFGGVYNDVDDSFLTGCIEFIKRLRSRIPMYHDLVTKNIILRKRLEGIGILSAEMCRKYGATGPVLRGSGVNFDVRKHEPYSVYPEFDFDIPVYPECDSMARYMVRMDEMEQSMRIIEQAIAKLPDGPIMPKKKPKLIKPEKGDYYGNVEAARGSFGMRVVSDGTNTPYRMKLRSPTFSNLSLFGEAAEGMILADALALMGSLDLVIPEIDR